DNA sequence from the Acipenser ruthenus chromosome 20, fAciRut3.2 maternal haplotype, whole genome shotgun sequence genome:
acttctagaactttccagtaatataaatagtagtataaatacaggggccttaagcccaccagttcagtttagttacagctgcctaagtggatacatatctgcatttttctgagatggcatcaaggtcataggagacttcaaaatggtggcattcctgatgggtctccaaggcggttttaccaagtttccctgctatctttgcctttgggacagcagggacaccaaggcgcactaccacaggtgggactggccacagcggaccgagttctctgtggggaggaacaacgtcaagaggaagccactggtggacccccggaaggtgctgatgccaccactgcacatcaaagtgggccttatgaaacaatttgtcagagctctagataaggagtcggcagccttcaagtaccttcaagacttcttccctaagctgtctgaggcaaaggtcaaagccggtgtcttcgtcggaccacagataaagaagatcctggagtgcaatgaattccccaagaagctcactagtaaggagaaagcggcttggaacagctttgtcgcagtggttctgggcttcctgggcaatcacaaggccgaaaactatgtggagctggctgagactctggtgaagaactacggcacaatgggccgtaggatgtccctcaaagtccatatccttgatgctcatcttgataaattcaaggagaacatgggagcgtactcggaggagaaAGGCGAGCGcatccaccaggatatactggactttgaacgccgctaccaaggacagtataacgagaacatgatgggagactgcatttgggggctgattcgtgaaagtgatttacagtataatcgtaaatctcgaaaaagtactcacttctaaatcttttgtagtcatttttgtattactttagtataaatacatgttaattgggactcatgttgtttttttctgactttatgtgaacgaaaagacacaaattcggcccgttttctcattggaaataggtaaatttcaaaatatcactgtcctggtcacaaaagcaaagtttgtggggaataatagccattttctatacttttgaggcataagcaattaggaaataacacttactacccaagaacaaaaattgtgttacatagtgttattattattaacaacaactcACTCATTTTTTTTGCCGACTGGTCCTCGTAGCTTGCTCTCCAGGCCTCCAAAGAAGCCCTTGACGTTTTCTGTCTTGGATGATGTGTTCTTCAGTAGCCGCTCTGCGATGTCCTTCTTGCCTGCCAGCCAGCTGTTGGCAGTTTTCAGGTAAGAGTCGATACCTGCAGCCGGCTTCTCCATGAAGTCAGTAGGAGACAAGTGTGTTTTTCCTACAAGGAGACAGAATGTGCAGAGAATATAACACAATGACTTTGGTATGTGCTTGAATCTCAAACAAGTCACTAGAGCTTTTTCCAAAAGCATCCAACCTTCTTATTATATTTTTGTAGTCAAAAGTCAATTTAGTTACAAATGACTCTTAAACTAATGTTATATTTGATCTGTCTAGAACCAAGGCATGAAACTTTGACAGCACAGCATAACTTTCCTCAAACGCACCATTGTTGAGAATTTAACAATAATCTTAAGCACCAGCTTCCCCTCCTCACTGAAATCCTAATGAAGCGTCTTACCTATGTAGTAGTAAGTGAAACACATTGTCATGAGATTTTTGGCAGGGCCAAAGTCATCCATCTGGTAGCACCTGTAAGCAAACACAACCACACCCTTTGATTAACAAGACAATAATAAACAACCAAGGTAACAATCACTTATCACACCGTCATAACCAAGTCAAGCACCGAGACATTGTCATAGAGCATAATCCACAAGCTCACAGCTGTCACTATCAGATATCCCAAAATAAGACTTTTCAAACTTACTCAAAGAGGACAACAGCAAACGACTGGACGAGTCTGTAGAAAGTCTGTTCGGAGACACACTTGGAATTACAGCGCTGAAACACAAATATCAAGAATTTGTTTGATTGTTCTGACTCCAATACCTTCACTAAAGTGTGCTTCCACAATATCAAGATAAGGTCAGTTATTGCGAGCATCACTACAGCTAAGGGTTTGCAAAGTCTAGCGCATCGACAGCCAGAACTACATTCGGTGCAACTAAAACGATGAGCAGACGAAGAGCAATGAAAACTCTTCCTCAAATATGAGTCACACGTTTCAGAGGTGCAATCAACCACTTGTTACGTTTGCACGGTTAAACAGGTGTTTTTATGTTGTAAATATGTTGATTTTGTAAACAGGGACCTAAAAATGTTGCACAAGAAAATAAGGCTTTAAAACCAGATTTCTATATTCTTATCTATTTTACTCAAAAAcacagctattaaaaaaaaaaaaaaagaaaaactttagAAATAATGATACCGATCCTAGTTTGCACTATTTTTTGTGGCTCTGGAGCCAGAGCTGAAGCAGCAGTGCGGAGCTACACTGGAGCCACTCCAGAGCAGTGGTTGCTGGAGCTAActaggagctggagcagggggtctccttCAGCTCTAGATCCAGCCTGGAACTGGAGCTGAGCTACGGAACCACTCCAGAGTCGGAGCCAGCAGACCTGGAGCACTGCCAACCCTAGACTGTACGTTACTGTTAttgccgctaatgagaaattatggcaACTAAACTATTTTTCAGTGCcaggtctgtttatgtcaaaatgtaaaacaaaaatgtcataatgtttaataaaaaatatgtatgtagttaaaagatgtatactatactattattgatatctatttgagttgttttattaatgtgtatctgtaatgaaacaatgtgaaaaatacaattaaaaattataaaaaataaaaataatttcacgggGCTCTAGTCATAAACAACACATCGATACATTGAGAACACTTTACTATTCAGAAGCAAGAAGAAACATTAGTAGGCACTCCGCAAAAGCCATGAAATACAACTGGATACACGCATGTGCATATTATATGCATTTATTAGTAAAAagcaagaataataaaaaaatgacttcaCAAAAGTCTTCAAACACAACTGAAAACATGAATGTACAGtaacaatacagtatataaatgtgaGGTTGAATTAAGTcatgctgaataaataccatggCAATCCGTATTCAATTAACTGCTACATTTCTATTGTCATTTATTAAATATTGCTAGACAGTATACTCCTACTTACTAAGGAGGCAGATACAGGTTCCTGGAAATGAAGACTCTGCCCTGCCTCAGCGCACCTCTCTATTACCTGTACATGGAGTACCTGATGTACCTGCTGAGTTATTTTACCTGGGCGCTGACATATTTGGAGAACCACTCCCTGCCTTTGCCATTTTCTCCGCTGCAGAGCTCTCCAAAGCGTGCCTTCTCCTCCTGTTCAATCTCATCTCTGAAGAGACAGCagaaaacaaacaactttttcaaaatgcattaattcatTTTGCCATCTAATTAGAAGAAGACCAAGTCAAAAAGTCCTCATTTAAATATTCAAAGCAACCCAGTTTTACAGTTCATCCATCATCACTTAAACTtacagggctagattctcaaagttcatttgcattttttttttcagagcaccCAATAAagctaccaaaccagaaataaacaacttagggatagatgtactaaagtgttgtgtctgtcgcaatcgttgcaaaccagtcggaagtgtagcgtgaaatgtactaattttaacgaatgctttgcagccgcagttcttatttcgctttagccttaaatgaatatgtaattctgggagttcctgcagaaatttgcaaaaacagggtggagtgcaaatgagggatcaaaaatattgtaatgagatgtactaaaactGCGAgtaattgcgacacttacaattgcatcaatttgttaagaacttttgaaagcatgttttaaagtcacaattgttgctggcatttcccaacctgctttttctcatgtgttgccagttgtactcaatgtatttttgaggcgaacacccaagtacctaattttcactagtCAGGGTGTACGTACAAGCCTTggaaacaaatttctatgacatttctggttttccccagcgtgttgggagcaatagactgcacacatctGCCAccaacccctccagctcattttgagcatctgtataggactgTGATCtagtgtgtgttaattgtctaggctagtagaccaagttaaaaaataataattaaaataaaaaataaaaaaatcctacaatcatttagtttcaatttaaaataatcttttattcacattgtacaccaatgtgtacaatgcagcagcatgatttattttgtgttaccagtaggcaaaagtacaaataaagtgtgctaggtattcatttgattttactactgtactgtatactgcataggcctactgtacagatgtaTATTTTTagataatgtaatgtgtagcgtacCCAACACActttagtgttatttcagcgcaatgattttgatttaaaatacattgagaaatGTAAACGTATGTGTATaaaattttattgtattgtttttaaacctgacctccttatgtcagatcggacaaacatgtccagtttagcgaggTGCTACTGtttgattatgaaaagctttttgggggtgaaggttggggacctactatagaatctgatgagattaaactgcctttcatttatttattttatatatatatatatatatatatatatatatatatatatatatatatatatatatatatatatatatataacagtattaaaataggcaaaatgaagacggaacagaatgcattgtacagatgacatttacatttaacaaaaacaatgttatttttattcttacacccttgcatgtatagacgttatccttcggacactctgctgcagcaaaccacaactaaACTGCCGCTATTTCATTTGAAAAATGTCGtacaactctcgctagagatctcgctaagattagtatattgtggctctcttcattaacatattttttcttagtacatacgataAAATGTGCTCTTTGTGAATTGTCATAACCAAAATGCAAACtgcagtatgtttgcgctgcgactggccttAGATGTTTTATTGAGAGGCTTAAGTTGCTTTAGAAttgtaccccccccccaccctcccctgtTTTGATTGTCAGTTTTATGTTTCACGCATGTCTTCCACTGCAATATGAAGGGCCTCAGGGGTGTGGAAGGGGGGGTTATAGCACAGTTAATTTCACTGGGATTGCAGATTTGAGCTTTGCCATGCAAAACCAATGCTGATCAGTCTCCTTCAAGTGTAATGAACAAAATCACGATTTATTACCCCTGTAATGTGTGGCACAATTCTGTGCAGAAGAAATCATTGGGAGGTCAGTGAAGATGGGCCTTCCAGAGCAGTTTACATTTTTAAGTTTCCTGAACTTTTTACCTGGTGCAGCTTTTCTTGAGATTTATTCACAATTAAACTGGTTCAATCTCACATCTGCACCAGTCTTATATAACCAAACAAAGTTTTTGATGTCTCCAATTTTTGCAGGCATCAAAAGATAACTGAGATGGAACTGATGTTATTGTTTGTCGAGTGGTAGGTTGCTGACAGTTGCAGTTCTTCATTTTGGCATTTGTTATGTTACAATGAGAAAGTTACAAAAAGATATGACTCCAAGCCAACCCTGGCTGccggaacacacacacacacacacacacacacacattaatccTGATAACcatgtgtgacagagacagaatgattcttggtgataaattttcctcccgacctgtgaggttgcagtataaagggaacagagtgccctggactggatggcctgaccattctttcccagggttaggtggaagtcggccatctagaaagggggcacagctgcggtacattaaatcatcgctccagagggaacgGGAATTCCCCACAGTTAATTAGATGTAGTACCCTTTTTACTGCTAAGTTACTCCAACTGTACTTTCCAAAACGGTTTCTTGACATTCTATAGAGAGGTCCTCTATGAAAGGAAAAGAGATGCTTTCTGTGCTGGGCAGTTTGTACATTTTAAAGGTAGTTTTAATTTGTAAGCACTCTGGACTCCTATTAATAGGGAATCAACAGGGCTGCTCTATTTTATACCTGCAGAGACTTATTAAAAGTGAAAACATGCATTAGAACTGAAATGTTTAACTGAAAGATATCACAAACCATAATTCACAAATGTAACTACTCCATGTCTTTGTGTGAAATTCTGTGCAAAACAGCTCTACAAAGCAGTGTTTTGTGGATTTCCATCACGTTTAATTTGTCATTAAATCGCTAGATGGTGATGTAATAGAGTTGTACAAGCAGACATGCAAACCTGGCatagctacagctatggccaaaagttttgcatcaactacaattgtaggattgagacataaaaaaaaatacacacacacaactaaattatgttcatatagatcTTCTATTTAAcgtaatgtaatcaaagaaactacaaaattaagttgtaaaagtctaccggaagacaTACAATAGTActagagtatttcatgttagattttgaaatgtcacatttttcaatttttcattaagtatatggaaaactacaaagcggtatgtaactcaatatgttTACGTAGCacgtttcattcgactttatgatgtaaaattagttaattctataaggcgatgcaaaacttttggccatagctgtaaatgcTGTTTGGAGTCTCTAGTAAAGTATTTTACCTAGCACCATCACCCTGTGGCAATAACTACGACTGTCTGGTTTCTTTACCGCAAGATTGTACCTACCCTCTATGAAAGATCTTCTCCACGTATTTCTTTATGAATTCCCTGCGCTCTGCCGACTCCTCGTCCTCCGCAAACTCTGTGCTCAGATTGGAGGAGAAGGACTCGTTGGAGGAGGAGCGTTGTGAGTGGCTCCAGCCGCTGCGGGACGGCGAGTCGGAAGCTTCGTTTTCGCTGTCTGCCGATTCGGTGGCCTCGCTCTCATTGCCTGGGTCCTCGCCATGGCCGTGGCCATTCCCATTGTGATTCGCCACAGGGGGAGAGGGCTCCAGCACACAAGGGTCTACCGTGCATGGGTCCAGCGCATGGGGATCCAGCACACATGGGTCTACCGTGCATGGGTCCAGTGCATGGGGATCCAGCACACAAGGGTCTACCTTACATGGGTCCAGCGCATGGGAATCCAGCACACAAGGGTCTACCGTGCATGGGTCCAGCGCATGGGAATCCAGCACACAAGGGTCTACCGTGTAAGGATCCAGCAAAAAGGGATCCAGAGTGCAAGGATCAACTGTGCAAGGATTGACAGCACAGGGATCTACCCCACAAGGAATCGGGTCAAAGTCTATTAGGTTATCCACAGGAACACTCTCCACCTCCATGCTCATTTGGAAAAGAGAGAAAGCGCTTacgaaattaaatttaaaaaactggTCACTGGAGCATGTTAGAAAAGACTTGAGTCTCCGAGGGTGTTATCCACAACTGTCTCATTTTCAACAAGTCATCTAAAATGAAAAGGGGAAAAAACAGATTTGTATTATTGAAGATGTACTGTAGTTCCCCCAACTTGCACTACATTTGTGCACCCATTGTAGATGTACATACACTATACACATGTAAATAACATGCTCTATTCAAAGTATTGACAGGTCTAGGAACCAGCACAGTACACGTTtagcttttatttgtatttcatttaaaggCTTTGTTATTCCGAACTCCTGTGAAACAATATGTATTCAGCTGCATGTCCAGGTTAATCAAAGACACAGAACGTGAGAAGAAAAAACatcaaattgaaaagaaaaagaatactGCAGGAAATGGCTCTAAACACTGTTATACATTGTGTATGAAACACAGAaggtaaagagaaaaataaaataaggagCCACATACAGCACATATAGGGTCAAATATTTAATTTGACAGGCTAGGGAGCGACAACAGGATTTTCAAGCCTTTGATTCCAGATAAATGCCAGAAGGTGACCTTAAGCAATACTGCATTAAAATTACAGCAGATTAGACTGTCTATGATGAGAGTGCAGAGCTTGTGAAATTAAACCGTTTAATGAAAGCGTGTTGGAGCAAGTGTCTGTGCTGTTAGCAAGGCAAGCAACACTGGGTTACAAGAGAGCTGGTAATAGAAGATATTGTCCTAAACCTAAAATACAATAGGAATTTATGCTGTTTCATTAACTGAAATGGAACAGGATTGAATATAAATTCTGTTCGTTAAGATTATCCCTTCACTAAAAGAACTATCACAATTAAACACTCTTTAGAATGATGCACCCTTTCAATTGAAGTTCCAAGCTACTGCTTAGTAACTGTACTGACACACAATGCTTGTGGGGACTTTGCTGACAACAGGGATCTAGTTTCCTTTttccctcccttctctccctcctGCCGCCTATTAAATATCTTCATTTCCCTGAATATACAATACTGCTGTTTTTACagagcttcaaattacatttctatATTTTTGTTCCCTGACCTTTTTGTTAACAGTCACTGTGAATGATTCtattgcagttactcaaatactgttttttttttatttattttgatttattcagtTCATCTGTCATGTGGATGTTTATATCAGTAAGCGCCAGCATTCTGTGTTTAACCAcagcaacagaaaacaaaattagCGGTTCGCTAGATGGTACTGACAATTACTTCTATAAAAAGACAGAATTAAAGATGAGCTACTAAACATACAATACTTGAGTAATAGCAAAACTCAACAGTGATTAAGCGCTATAAATGATTGTTTTCAGTAACTTGCATCAGATATGCAACCATTATCAACCACTCCAGATTATACAAACATTTTTTAAGcatgcatatacagtacaagtATATTCAACGCAACATGGATGAACCAGAGCACTCAGAGAACAGAATGTGTGTCTCCGAAGGAGTCTAGATAATTCAGAATCTGctgtatttgtaaaagggatCTGCATGCCATATTAGAGAATGATTTATAAACAAATTGCAGCGAAAGGAGGGGGGGGGATAAATCAAGCAGCAGCATAAAAGACAGAGATACTATTTGAGATTAACAATGATGTACTTTAGGAGTACCGGCTTTAGACTTCAGATGGAAATATTCCTCGTAGTGCCACATCCAGCAAGAGTCCAAGTCGCACTCCTAAATCTGATTAATCAGCGTACGAGAGATCGGATTAAACCCTCAACAAATCCAGGCCGAGTGCTGTGTTCTGCagcaatttaattaaaatgcatacaAGCTCGGACAAGCTGTCATTTCAGCAGCAATTTGTCTGGATTTATATATTCCGTAGTTGGACTCTGTGCTTTATGGTAACACTTATTAATGACCTGCATGTTCCCTATTTAAGATGCAAACAGTATACACCTGTTTCGTTAAATAACTTAGCTGTTTTTGTCACTTACTATTCCCCTATAAGCTCTCTACAGTTCCCCATCCTGAAGCACACTGATCTACTGGGGCACTGTAACCTAGCACTGTTTGTGCTGCTTAATGTTCCCTAGCAAGTTGCTTGATCTCTTATTAGCCCCTGTTGGACATAGTGGcttacatatgtacagtacatgtgtatttatgTCACGAGTTTGCATCTCTAGAGAAGCAATTGTTCAATAGTAACAATACATGCCAAGAACCTAGTTATTGATTATATCAGAATCTGAGTACAATGTATAGAGGATGGCTATCTGTACTGCAGAGTACTCTCCAGGCCTTTTCAGTCGGGCAGGACGCCTGGCTGTTGCTGTCGCCGACCAGCTAAAAAAACCCTGAGCCTCccatcttgcagatgctactgtgcctttaacgatAAGGAT
Encoded proteins:
- the LOC117425764 gene encoding uncharacterized protein KIAA0513 isoform X2, whose amino-acid sequence is MSMEVESVPVDNLIDFDPIPCGVDPCAVNPCTVDPCTLDPFLLDPYTVDPCVLDSHALDPCTVDPCVLDSHALDPCKVDPCVLDPHALDPCTVDPCVLDPHALDPCTVDPCVLEPSPPVANHNGNGHGHGEDPGNESEATESADSENEASDSPSRSGWSHSQRSSSNESFSSNLSTEFAEDEESAERREFIKKYVEKIFHRGDEIEQEEKARFGELCSGENGKGREWFSKYVSAQRCNSKCVSEQTFYRLVQSFAVVLFECYQMDDFGPAKNLMTMCFTYYYIGKTHLSPTDFMEKPAAGIDSYLKTANSWLAGKKDIAERLLKNTSSKTENVKGFFGGLESKLRGPVGKKNEDGENQPEKKPKKAVVLDCPDEKKGEKIYLYTHLRQQPIWHTLRFWNAAFFDAVHCERRKRSPTTREKWCHMSQEEKDDSLRFNENIAFGQLGTFTHNMLAFGLSRKLCNDFLKKQAIIGNLNEEQNKLLSDHIEEMAVE
- the LOC117425764 gene encoding uncharacterized protein KIAA0513 isoform X1 is translated as MSMEVESVPVDNLIDFDPIPCGVDPCAVNPCTVDPCTLDPFLLDPYTVDPCVLDSHALDPCTVDPCVLDSHALDPCKVDPCVLDPHALDPCTVDPCVLDPHALDPCTVDPCVLEPSPPVANHNGNGHGHGEDPGNESEATESADSENEASDSPSRSGWSHSQRSSSNESFSSNLSTEFAEDEESAERREFIKKYVEKIFHRGDEIEQEEKARFGELCSGENGKGREWFSKYVSAQRCNSKCVSEQTFYRLVQSFAVVLFECYQMDDFGPAKNLMTMCFTYYYIGKTHLSPTDFMEKPAAGIDSYLKTANSWLAGKKDIAERLLKNTSSKTENVKGFFGGLESKLRGPVGKKNEDGENQPEKKPKKAVVLDCPDEKKGEKIYLYTHLRQQPIWHTLRFWNAAFFDAVHCERRKRSPTTRRDAGEEKEKREKWCHMSQEEKDDSLRFNENIAFGQLGTFTHNMLAFGLSRKLCNDFLKKQAIIGNLNEEQNKLLSDHIEEMAVE